The Acetobacteroides hydrogenigenes genomic interval CTTAACGATCGGTTACAAGACCTACAAGATCAGAACTTCTGGGGAGAAAGCAACATTATAGAACCAGAGCAATCAATAGAAAATGCCATCAAAAAGATTGCAAAGTACATGGAAAAGACTAACAACTAGAAAATTTAAATATAAAGATAATCTCCCTGTATGGGAGATTATCTTTTAACCCGAAAATGTATCTTTATCCATAAAAACAGCAGCATGGGACTTGCCGAAATCTCCATACAACGAAAGATTCAGGAAGGTGACATCAAAGAGTTTGAGCAGCTCTTCAAAAAATACTACGAGCCGCTTTGCCTCTATGCCAATGGAATAGTCAGAGACATGGATGTTGCAGAAGAAATCGTTCAAGATCTGTTTTATAGCTACTGGAAAAATAGAGCTTCGCTATCCATTCAGCTATCGCTAAACGCCTACCTCTACCGATCTATAAAAAACAACTCCCTCTCCTACCTACGGCAGCAATCGGTACGCCAACGGTACGCAGAAAGAAGTAAAAGCGAATTCGTTGAGGTAGAATCGACAACCGTAGAGGACGAAATGGTAGCCAAAGAACTAAACAAAGTTATTACCGATACGCTAAATCAGCTTCCAGAAAGGTGCTCAAAGGTATTTCAGATGAACCGATTTGAAGGTAAAAAGTATCAAGAAATTGCTGAAAAACTCGCCATTTCCATAAAAACGGTAGAAGCAGATATGGGGAAAGCCCTCCATCTTTTCAGAGAAAACCTCAAACGGTTTAACCGAGTAGCCATGTAACAACACTAACTTTTACAGCCATGAAGCTAAGCGAAAACAACATAGAGCATTTAGAATTAATAGCCAAATATTTGGCCAACGAGATGGAAGAAAACGAAAGGGCAAACTTTGAGATTGATATTGCCCTAGAGCCAAATAATGCTCTGCTTATAAATGAAATAAAAAGGGAGTGGAAAATGTTAGATAGCCACAACAGCAATAAAAGAGTTAACACTAACGATGCATGGGATAAGCTAAACACCCGTTTAGAAGAGGAAAACCTAATCCCAAAAGCAAAATCGACCAAGCACAGCATAGTTCCACGAAAAATGTTACAATATGCTGCCGTAGTAGCAGGGATAGCTGTTTTAGGGGTAACAACTTTTTGGGCAACCACAAAGATAAATAAACAACAGATGGTTAGCGTGCTTAACCAACAAGATCAAAGCACTATCGTAAAAACCCTTGCTGATGGATCAATTGTATACATTGCCCAAAACACCAACTTCGAGTATCCCATCAAATTTTCGAAGAAAGAACGCAAAGTTGCTCTAAACGGACAGGCATACTTCGACATTGCAAGAAATCCCGATAAGCCTTTTGTCATTGAAACAGAAAATGCCTACATTCAAGTTCTAGGAACAGCCTTTAACGTAAAATCATACGAATCAAAAACGTTTGAACTGGTTGTTGAACGAGGCAAGGTTAAGGTTTCTCTTAAAAAAAACCCCAGCATTAGCCAAGTTGTGGTAGCAGGCGAAAAAATAGTACTCGGCAAGAACAATCTTGAAAAAAGCGCATGGGACGACGATGGATCACTAGCTTGGAGGTTAGGCAAGATGCAGTTTAAAGATGAAACGCTGCAAAATATTGTCAGAGTAATAAACAGAAACTATCAATCGAATATAGCAATTGCAGACGAGCAAACTGCTAATCGTCGACTTACGGTTACCTTTAACGAAAACTCATTAAGCACTATAACAGAATTAATATGCATTACATTAAACCTAGAGAGCACAAAAAAGGATAACCAAATAATTCTAAGCCCTACAAATGCAAAGTAGCCAACAAACTGCTATACGTTTCACCAATCACACATCAGCACAATTATTTAAAAGATTGTTGCTGATGTGCTCTCTTCTTACAATAGCCCTAATAGAGGCAAACGCACAAAACAGCATACTAGAAAATCGATACTCGTTTGACACCAAAAAAGTATCTCTTTACGATGCGCTAAACATCGTAAGCCAAAAAACAGGATACTTTTTTATATACGACAGCCGTATACTCGAAAACGAGAGAAGGGTTAAGCTTGAGGCAAGAGGCGAAAAACTGGAAAGCATTATAAAGGGGCTTCTTAACAATCCAAAACTTGATTTACGGGTCCTATCCAAGCATATACTCATATATGAAAAGAAGGAAACTACAGCTACCCCAAAAAGCGAACAGAACAGGCACGATAGTACTATAATAATTTCAATAAAAGGAACCGTTTACGACAACCAAACGCGCAAAGCACTTCAGTATGTATCAGTAGCCATAGAAGGCACTTCTAGCGGAACCATTACCAATGGCGAAGGTTTTTTTATTCTAAAGCTACCTCAGAGCAACGAGCAGCTCAATATTCGAATTTCACATATTGGCTACAAACCCTACACTTTGCCAGTAATGCTTGTTCGTGATCAAAAAATTGACATTTACCTTAAACCAGATATAGTTTCGCTACAAGAAGTTGTAATACGCAGAGTTGACCCAACTGAAATTATAACAAGCACAATCAAGAACCTCAAAACTAATTACTCTCCAATCCCTTTCTATCTCACAACATTCTACCGCGAAGGCGTTCTTAAAAACAGCACTTACCTTAGTTACGCCGAAGCCATCCTAAAGATATACAAACCTACTATAAATCAATTTTTAGGAACAGAGCAAGTTAAAGAAATTAAATCGAGAAAAATAATAAACGCCGATCAGACAGACACCCTTTTGATGAAGCTAAAAGGGGGCGTATCGGCCTGTCTTAGCCTAGACATTGCGAAAAACATACCCGACTTTTTAGAACTTTCAGAAGTTGATAAATACCGATACACCCTTTCCGATATAATCTCTTACGAATCGCATAACGCCTACGCCATAGGTTTCGTACAAAAAGAGTCTATAGAAGAGCCCCTATTTACAGGTACTATATACATAGACACAGATAGTCTAGCCATCCTTGGTGCCGATTTTGAGATTAACCCGTCATTCATATCTAAAGCATCCGACTACCTTATCTCTCAAAACAGGAGAACGCATATAGTAAAACCCGAACGCTTTGCATATAGCCTTACATACCGAAAAATTGGGAATCATTACTTTACCAATCATGCGAAGTGCGACATACAGCTCAAGGTCAGAAAGAAAGGACGCTTTTTCAGCAATAACTATACCGCTTTCCTAGAAATGGCAACCTGCGACGTAGATACTAAAAACGTCATCAAGTTCGACAAACAAGAAACCATACGCCCTCAGGTTGTATTCCTTGATATACCTTACAATTACGATCCCGATTTTTGGGGAGACTTTAACTACATTGTGCCAGAAGAAAAAATAAACGAAGCGTTAAAACGGATAAATTCAAAAATTGGGAAGGTTGAATAGCAACCTAGCTGATAATACACCAATCCCTCTAATAGAATTTTCAAACAGCAACTTGCAAAAGCAATTTTCCGCAAGTATTACCTTTACCTCGTAACTAAAAAATCAGCAGATTAACTACGGAGGAACTTTTAAACAATACTTAATTATCAACATATTAAAAATGTGTTAATATTTCTTTTTTTTAATTCAATCAGTCATTTTCGTGAAAAACATAATGTTTTTTTTAAAAAATGGTAGTAATTTTACTTTGGTTTTAGTTCAAATATAAAACTGCCCTAATATGCAACAGTGAAGTGTATCAACACGGCCTGTATCATAAATTTTATAGTAAATTTTAATAACAGTACAATTATGAACAACGGATGTGCCTCTTCTCTAAAAAGAATCGGTGTTTTTTACGACGGTAACTATTTCCTTCAAGTAAGCAACTACTACAATTACGTTCACCCACGCAAAAGACGCCTAAGCATCTCTGGTCTTCACTACTACATCCGCCACTTAGTAGCAAAAGAAGAAAACGTAGACATTAAGCTTTGTAAAATTGCCGATGCCCACTACTTTAGATGTAGGTATAGCGCACAAGATGCAAGCCAGCGCGGAAATCAACTCTACTACGATCGCGTATTTGACGACATTCTAATGTCAGAAGGCGTAATTACGCACTATCTTCCATTCAAAAATAACTTTGGGAAGAAAGAGGAAAGGGGAATTGATGTATGGTTAGCACTTGAAGCTTTTGAACTAGCTATTTACAAGCAATTTGACATCGTAGTATTAATTGCTTCTAATGGCGATTACGTACCACTCGTACGCAAGCTCAACACTCTTGGAACCCGCGTAATGGTGCTTGGTTGGGAGTTTGAATACACCAACGACGAAGGACAAAAAGTAGTAACCAAAACCTCTCAGGACTTACTCGAGGAGGTTAGCTATCCTGTCCCAATGCACACAGAAATCGATGAAAACGAAGAAGATTCTGAGATCGTAGACAATCTTTTTGTTAGCAACGAGAGCACTCCAAAACCAGTAATTGCAACAAACATTACTGCAGCTGCCCCAAAATCAAAGGTTTCTATCGCAAGCGAAGACTACCAAGAAGGAGAAATCCTAAGTTTAAAGAATGGTTATGGGTTTATTAAACATCCAAACAACAACCTATTCTTCCACTACCTAGACCTTCAGGACGTCGACTTTAACGATCTTATGCCTGGGGATCCTGTTGAGTTCACCATTGAACAAAACATACATGGGCAAGATGTTGCCAAGAACGTACGTAAAATAGAGTAAGCAATACCTCCACCAAAAAAGGCCATCCGCTAGATGGTCTTTTTTTTTACTAATAATGTTAATTATTCATTTGAATTAATAAATTTGGGCAATGCATTTTTCTTATGGCTAATCTAGTTTTGGATTTGGAATTAAGCGGTATTGAACCAGGATGGCATGAGATCATCCAATTAGGAGCTGCTCTTTACGACAAAGAATGGAACCTTAAAAGCACCTATATTTCAAACGTATATCCAGAAAACAGAGAAAGTTTTTCGTTGTCGTCCCAAAAGATCCATCAGCTTAGCCTAGAAGAACTGGAGGATGCTCCTATGCTACATGAAGTTCTTGAAGATTTCGAAGAATGGCTTACTAAATATCTTAAGCACAACTCGCTCCGAAGCTTAAACATCTGCGGACAAAGCGTAATGTACGACATCGTTTTTTTAAAAGCTGCTTACCGCCAAGAAAAAAAGGAATGGCCTTTCTCAAATATGCTGATCGATCTTCACAACATTGCCTTCTACCTTTTTGAAGTGCTGGCTAAAAACGGTATAAAAACACCTCGATCACTAAGCCTAAACGCAATAGCCGATTTTTTCGATCTTAAAAGAGAAGGCCTAGAGCACAACGCTCTCGAAGATGCCCTCATAACAGGAGAATGCCTAAGAGAATGTATGAACTACACAAACATCCTAAAACTTAAAGCCTAGTGCTATGACATTTCAAAATGAACTAATCGACAAAACATCAGCTACTCTTTCTAGAATAAACTGGAGCTGTATTGGAGCAATGATTATACTTCTGCTAATTACATCTTTTGCTCAAAAAAACATCCCGATTGCGGTGACCGCAGAAACGGCAGCAAAGCTATACTTGACTGCAATTGTAATTGCTATTATTTTCATCCCTCTATCAAATTGGCTTTTCAACAAGAGAATTAAGCGAATAAGCAGTAACGAACCCACCGAGTTAAGCCTTAGAATTTACAGGGTAGCCTTTTACTCAAGACTTGTACTTGTTTGTTCGGCATTTGTTGTAAACCTATTGCTATACTTCTTTTCGAGCAACACCCATCTTCTCATAATTGGAGCAATATTTATTGTCTACCAAATGATCGCTATTCCGAGCAAGGATAGCTTATTCGAAATTATAGGCATAGAAGCCAACGAAAAAGAAGCAGATCAAACTCTTTAACAGAAGAAGTATGCCCTTATGAATCGTATATCGAATATGCGATTTGTATCTTTGCGCAACCAAACAACAGCCCAATGATCGTATACGAAAACTTCCCATTAAAGGAAATCACCACCTTTGGAATTGACGCGAAAGCAAAAAAGTTAGTCCAAACCGCTACTAATGATGAACTAGTTACCTTTCTAAAATCGAATAAATCGGCACCAATTTTTGTGCTGGGAGGTGGAAGCAACATTATATTCACATCAGACTTTGAAGGAGTAATTCTTCAACCTTCAGATAAGAGCATACAAATAGTTGCCGAAGATGCCAATAGCACAACAATAAAGGTAGGTGCAGGCATGGAATGGGACGATCTAGTTAAGCTAACCGTTGAACAAGGTTGGGGAGGACTAGAAAATTTATCGCTTATACCAGGGCACGTAGGTGCTTGTCCTGTACAGAATATAGGTGCTTATGGTGTTGAAGTTAAAGATGTCATAACAGCAGTAGAGGGCTTTTACCTAGATAATGCTGAGCATTTTTGCTTCAACAACGATTTTTGCCAGTTTGGCTATCGTGATAGCATATTCAAAAAAGATCTAAAGGGGAAAACGGCAATTACCCATGTCACGTTTACCCTTAGCAAAAAGCCTATGCTCAAAACTCACTACGGCAATATAGAGGAAGAGCTAAAGAATTACAGCGAAAGAAATATCCAAACTGTAAGAGATGCCGTTATCTCTATCCGCGAACGTAAGCTCCCATCGCCCAAGTTGATGGGTAACTGTGGAAGCTTTTTCAAAAATCCTACAATCCCCAATGTAGAATTTGAATCTATAAGAGCAAAATATCCAAACGTACCAAACTACCCTGCCAACAACGGGCTTACAAAGATTCCTGCCGCCTGGCTCATTGAAACCTGTGGTTATAAGGGTATAAAAAGAGGGAATGTAGGCATCCACAGCCAGCAAGCACTTGTGCTAGTAAACCTAGGAAATGCCACCGGAAAGGAGGTTATCGAATTAGCCGACGAGATAATCGGAACCGTATCCAAAGAATTTGGAATTACCCTAGAGAAAGAGGTAAACATTCTATAATAGAATCCATATCTTACGAAAAATAAAAAGCCGCTTTAGAGCGGCTTTTTATTTTTACTTCTTTATGTTTCGCTTATTAAGTGCAGCCTGATAAAGCTTAGCATTTTTCTCGTGCTCCTCTTTTGTAACCGCAAAAGCATGCGCCCCCGAAAAATCGGCCTTTGCACAAAAGTAGAGGTAAGGTGTATTTGCTCTGTTCAGCACCGCATCAATGGCCTCTATTGAAGGTAGAGCAATAGGGCCTGGGGGCAATCCCTGATACATGTAGGTGTTATACGGAGAATCGAAGGTTAGATGCTTATTAAGAATACGACGTATTGTAGGATCTCCAATTGCAAACTTTACGGTAGGATCGGCCTGCAGCAGCATTCCCTTCTTGAGGCGATTAAGGTAAACGCCTGCTATCGTATTCATCTCGGGAGTATAGTTTGTTTCCTCGTCGACAATTGAGGCAACAGTTATTACCTGCTCGCGAGTTAAGCCCAACGAATCGGCCTTTTGCTGACGCTGATTCTTGCTCCAAAAGCCATCGTACTCCTTCTTCATTCTCGAAAGAATTTCGCTTGGAGTAACATTCCAGTAGAACTCATAGGTATTGGGGATGAAAAGGCTAATAATAGTTTCGGGAGTCATCCCTATAGACTGAGCAACGGAGTCGCTGTTTAGCATTGTTACAATAGCCAGCGAATCGGGCTCCAGCTGCTTACCTAGTACCGAAGCCAGCTTCTCCTTTGTCCTAATATTGTTGATGTATACTCGAGCAGGATCCTGGCTTCCAGATATCAGCATGTTAAGCATCCTACGGTTGCTCATTCCGCTTATCAGCTTATACCTACCCGGCTTAACCTTTTTATCATATCCCTTTTCTTCGGCATACTTTTGGAACCTTTCTAGGTTCTTTATGTATCCTTTTTCCTTAAGGATTGCAATAACATCATCGTAGCTGCTTCCTGTGGGGATCAGGATATGGGCATGCTTCTCCCCTTTCAGATCGACATTTGGCATAAACATGTTGGTGTATAGCCTTAGTCCAAAAAACATAGCAACGCCAAATAGTGCGACGGCTACGATTACAGCAATTTTCTTAACAGATCTCTTTTGTTTTACAGAACCCATTATCAACTAATTTTTATGCAAAATAAACGTTTTAAGTATAAAGTTGACCTTGCCGCTTAGCTTTTAAGGTTTCAATCTCATATCTTTTAGGTAAATTTGATAAATTTTTTTTCAGACTATGATTGAGATAGTGTTTGCCGTATCAGTACTTTGTATTGCAGCAGTAGCAATTGTGGCGATTACGCTTACGTTGCGCCATCAGAAATCGTTTCAAAATATAGAAAAACAGATTGCGAGCAACAAGGTTACCCTCCCTCTCCGGCTTCAAGCCTACGAAAGGTGCATCGTATTTCTGGAACGAATTAGCCCCGACTCGCTGGTGGTGAGGGTCAACAAAAGTGAGGATACGGTTGCAAGCCTACAAGCCAAGCTGCTTAGCGCAATCCGTTCCGAGTTTGAGCACAACATCTCGCAGCAGCTGTACGTTAGCCCGGAAACTTGGTCGTACGTGGTAAACGCCAAGAACAACATTATTGGCTTAATCAACACGTGCAGCGGCAGGCTTCACCCCGAGATGAGGGCCATTGAGCTATCGAAGCTCATTATCGAAACCTACGCCAACATTGATATCGCGCCAACAGCAACGGCAAAGCAAAAAATAAAGCAAGAGGTAGCCCTACTCTACTAAAGGGAAACTCCGCGACAAGCACCGTAAGCATAACGACTATAAGCAAAAAGGGCCCTTGGGGCCCTTTTTGACTTAACAAACAAACTGCTAAAAACACAAATGAGGTTAGAATCGCTCTAAAACATTTGCTCTCTTCTTTAAATTTATGATGGCGTATCTCATTCGTCCAAGTGCGGTATTTACGCTTACATCGGTAAAATCGGCGATTTCCTTAAAGCTTAAGCCTATATAATACCTCAGTATTACTACCTCGCGCTGCTCCTTTGGAAGCTCATCAACCAACATCCTTAGGCACCTATCCTGCTGCTTCCGAATTATAGCCTTTTCTGGAGAATCGTCGGTAGACATGCCGCGCAGCTTTACCTCTATTGCGCTATTCTCTTCAATGGAAATTGGAAGATCCTTACGGTAGTAGTCTATAACCATGTTACGGGCAATCCGCATTAGCCAAGGGACAAACTTTCCGGAATCGTGGTAAGCCCCTTCTACAAGCGATCGGTAGGCCTTTACGAAAACATCTTGTGCTATATCTTCGGCCACATCCTGCCTCCTAATAAACATACAAATGTAGCCTAGAACTTTTTTTCGATACCGATTATGCAATATTGCAAACGAAGCATCGCTGCCCTTGGCAACTCGCTCTACCAATTCGTTATCTGCAAGCAAAGGAGTTTTCAATGTTTGGATATTTTGATGGTTTTTACTGCGTTGTTCAATTACAGGTGCAAAATATCCATTATGCCGATCTTGCTCACTTAAAATCCTCCACAAAACGGTTAAGGCTTTGTTAATTTTTTAAGCTAACGCCCCTACAAAAACATAGCTATATCAATATATATCAGCATTATACAAAATAAACATTTTGTTAACTCGACGGCAAAACCGCCTTTGGCAAGGCTAAAAAAAGCCCCCAACTTGACCTCAATCGCCCTTGGTTTTACCAAAAAACAAGGGCAAACTCCACCTTTGGCGGAATGCTTGCCCTTTTGTTCTATGATGCTATCCTAAAACGGAATCTGCCTAATCTTCGTACATGGCATCAAAAATACGCTGACGAACGGCCTCGAACATAACCAACGCTGCGGCAACGCCCACGTTAAGAGAGTCGATCTGACCGCTTAGGGGTACCTTCACCATCTCGTCAACAAACTTGAGGTTGTCGGACGATATCCCCTTATCCTCCGATCCCATAATGATAGCCGTAGGTGGGGTCATATCTACCTTATACATCATATCCTTTGCCTTTTCGGACGAGGCAACAATCTTGATGCCGCTATCCCTTAGGTAGAAAATGGCCGATCGTAGGCTGGGAACCTTTACGATAGGTATAAAGTGAAGCGCTCCTGCCGAAGACTTAATGGCATCGGAGTTGATTTGGGCCGATCCCTTGGCCGGAATGATGATGGCATTAGCCCCGGCGCATTCGGCCGAGCGCGCTATGGCGCCAAAGTTTCTGACATCGGTAACCCCATCGAGAACGAGAAATAGCGGAACCTTTTTCTCGTCGGCAAGAGCAGCGGTTACCACCTCTTCGAGCTCGTAGTACTCAACCTGAGCGGCAAATGCAATTACGCCTTGGTG includes:
- a CDS encoding RNA polymerase sigma-70 factor, with translation MGLAEISIQRKIQEGDIKEFEQLFKKYYEPLCLYANGIVRDMDVAEEIVQDLFYSYWKNRASLSIQLSLNAYLYRSIKNNSLSYLRQQSVRQRYAERSKSEFVEVESTTVEDEMVAKELNKVITDTLNQLPERCSKVFQMNRFEGKKYQEIAEKLAISIKTVEADMGKALHLFRENLKRFNRVAM
- a CDS encoding FecR family protein; amino-acid sequence: MKLSENNIEHLELIAKYLANEMEENERANFEIDIALEPNNALLINEIKREWKMLDSHNSNKRVNTNDAWDKLNTRLEEENLIPKAKSTKHSIVPRKMLQYAAVVAGIAVLGVTTFWATTKINKQQMVSVLNQQDQSTIVKTLADGSIVYIAQNTNFEYPIKFSKKERKVALNGQAYFDIARNPDKPFVIETENAYIQVLGTAFNVKSYESKTFELVVERGKVKVSLKKNPSISQVVVAGEKIVLGKNNLEKSAWDDDGSLAWRLGKMQFKDETLQNIVRVINRNYQSNIAIADEQTANRRLTVTFNENSLSTITELICITLNLESTKKDNQIILSPTNAK
- a CDS encoding carboxypeptidase-like regulatory domain-containing protein, which codes for MCSLLTIALIEANAQNSILENRYSFDTKKVSLYDALNIVSQKTGYFFIYDSRILENERRVKLEARGEKLESIIKGLLNNPKLDLRVLSKHILIYEKKETTATPKSEQNRHDSTIIISIKGTVYDNQTRKALQYVSVAIEGTSSGTITNGEGFFILKLPQSNEQLNIRISHIGYKPYTLPVMLVRDQKIDIYLKPDIVSLQEVVIRRVDPTEIITSTIKNLKTNYSPIPFYLTTFYREGVLKNSTYLSYAEAILKIYKPTINQFLGTEQVKEIKSRKIINADQTDTLLMKLKGGVSACLSLDIAKNIPDFLELSEVDKYRYTLSDIISYESHNAYAIGFVQKESIEEPLFTGTIYIDTDSLAILGADFEINPSFISKASDYLISQNRRTHIVKPERFAYSLTYRKIGNHYFTNHAKCDIQLKVRKKGRFFSNNYTAFLEMATCDVDTKNVIKFDKQETIRPQVVFLDIPYNYDPDFWGDFNYIVPEEKINEALKRINSKIGKVE
- a CDS encoding NYN domain-containing protein — translated: MNNGCASSLKRIGVFYDGNYFLQVSNYYNYVHPRKRRLSISGLHYYIRHLVAKEENVDIKLCKIADAHYFRCRYSAQDASQRGNQLYYDRVFDDILMSEGVITHYLPFKNNFGKKEERGIDVWLALEAFELAIYKQFDIVVLIASNGDYVPLVRKLNTLGTRVMVLGWEFEYTNDEGQKVVTKTSQDLLEEVSYPVPMHTEIDENEEDSEIVDNLFVSNESTPKPVIATNITAAAPKSKVSIASEDYQEGEILSLKNGYGFIKHPNNNLFFHYLDLQDVDFNDLMPGDPVEFTIEQNIHGQDVAKNVRKIE
- a CDS encoding 3'-5' exonuclease, with amino-acid sequence MANLVLDLELSGIEPGWHEIIQLGAALYDKEWNLKSTYISNVYPENRESFSLSSQKIHQLSLEELEDAPMLHEVLEDFEEWLTKYLKHNSLRSLNICGQSVMYDIVFLKAAYRQEKKEWPFSNMLIDLHNIAFYLFEVLAKNGIKTPRSLSLNAIADFFDLKREGLEHNALEDALITGECLRECMNYTNILKLKA
- the murB gene encoding UDP-N-acetylmuramate dehydrogenase, with translation MIVYENFPLKEITTFGIDAKAKKLVQTATNDELVTFLKSNKSAPIFVLGGGSNIIFTSDFEGVILQPSDKSIQIVAEDANSTTIKVGAGMEWDDLVKLTVEQGWGGLENLSLIPGHVGACPVQNIGAYGVEVKDVITAVEGFYLDNAEHFCFNNDFCQFGYRDSIFKKDLKGKTAITHVTFTLSKKPMLKTHYGNIEEELKNYSERNIQTVRDAVISIRERKLPSPKLMGNCGSFFKNPTIPNVEFESIRAKYPNVPNYPANNGLTKIPAAWLIETCGYKGIKRGNVGIHSQQALVLVNLGNATGKEVIELADEIIGTVSKEFGITLEKEVNIL
- the mltG gene encoding endolytic transglycosylase MltG gives rise to the protein MGSVKQKRSVKKIAVIVAVALFGVAMFFGLRLYTNMFMPNVDLKGEKHAHILIPTGSSYDDVIAILKEKGYIKNLERFQKYAEEKGYDKKVKPGRYKLISGMSNRRMLNMLISGSQDPARVYINNIRTKEKLASVLGKQLEPDSLAIVTMLNSDSVAQSIGMTPETIISLFIPNTYEFYWNVTPSEILSRMKKEYDGFWSKNQRQQKADSLGLTREQVITVASIVDEETNYTPEMNTIAGVYLNRLKKGMLLQADPTVKFAIGDPTIRRILNKHLTFDSPYNTYMYQGLPPGPIALPSIEAIDAVLNRANTPYLYFCAKADFSGAHAFAVTKEEHEKNAKLYQAALNKRNIKK
- a CDS encoding DUF7935 family protein — protein: MIEIVFAVSVLCIAAVAIVAITLTLRHQKSFQNIEKQIASNKVTLPLRLQAYERCIVFLERISPDSLVVRVNKSEDTVASLQAKLLSAIRSEFEHNISQQLYVSPETWSYVVNAKNNIIGLINTCSGRLHPEMRAIELSKLIIETYANIDIAPTATAKQKIKQEVALLY
- a CDS encoding RNA polymerase sigma factor; protein product: MKTPLLADNELVERVAKGSDASFAILHNRYRKKVLGYICMFIRRQDVAEDIAQDVFVKAYRSLVEGAYHDSGKFVPWLMRIARNMVIDYYRKDLPISIEENSAIEVKLRGMSTDDSPEKAIIRKQQDRCLRMLVDELPKEQREVVILRYYIGLSFKEIADFTDVSVNTALGRMRYAIINLKKRANVLERF
- the rlmB gene encoding 23S rRNA (guanosine(2251)-2'-O)-methyltransferase RlmB; this encodes MSASNQNAIFGIRPVIEAINAGKQLDKVMIKNGLEGELIQELKDLLRRKRIFAQYVPAEKLNGITSQNHQGVIAFAAQVEYYELEEVVTAALADEKKVPLFLVLDGVTDVRNFGAIARSAECAGANAIIIPAKGSAQINSDAIKSSAGALHFIPIVKVPSLRSAIFYLRDSGIKIVASSEKAKDMMYKVDMTPPTAIIMGSEDKGISSDNLKFVDEMVKVPLSGQIDSLNVGVAAALVMFEAVRQRIFDAMYED